The genomic interval CCGATCGTCTACCTGTCGGTGCAGTCGCCGACGCTCGACGGGTTCGGTGGCGCGGACGTGGCGATCACGGCATTCCACTATCACGATGAGCGTTCGGGGCCGATCTCGAACGGCTGCATCCGCCTCGACTCCGCGGCGATCGATCGGCTGGCCCAGCTTCCGCTCGGCACGCCCGTCGTCATAAGGGCCTGAGGATGCGGTGCTGCGAAGCGGCTTCGACCCGCGCGCCCTCGTCATCCACACAGCGGCGGTGGCGGCATCCGCCGTCGTGACCACGTGGTGATCCGATCGACGGCGCCGATGAACGCCCACCGTACGGGCCATCGCCGACCCCGAGTCTGACAAGCTGGAACGTGGGCGCGGCGACCGCGCCCCGAAGGAGATCTCCCATGGATCAGCGAGCCCTCGGGCGCACGGAACGCAAGGTATCGGCGATCGGCCTCGGCACATGGCAGCTCGGCGCCGACTGGGGTGCGGTGAGCGCCGAAGACGCGTCGGCGCTGATGGCGGCATCCGTCGAGCGGGGTGTGACGCTGTTCGACACCGCGGATGTCTACGGCGACGGGCGCAGCGAGTCGCTCATCGGGTGGTTCCTCGAAGGGCGGCCGGGCCACGACATCACGGTCGCGACCAAGATGGGCCGACGGATGCCGCAGGAGCCCGAGAACTACACGCCCGAGAACTTTCGCGCGTGGACGGATCGGTCGCGGCAGAACCTCCGCGTCGAGACGCTCGACCTCGTTCAGCTGCATTGCCCGCCGACGGCCGTGATCGAGGATGCCGCGACCTACGATGCCCTCGATGCTCTCGTAGACGAGGGAGTGATCGCCGCGTACGGCGTGTCGGTCGAGACCTGCGAACAGGCTCTCGCCGCGATCGCGAGACCGAACGTGACGAACGTGCAGATCATCTTCAACCCGTTCCGGCTCAAGCCGCTCGATGCGGTGCTTCCGGCCGCTGCGGCCGCGAAGGTCTCGATCTTCGCGCGGGTTCCGCTCGCTTCGGGCCTGCTGTCGGGCAAGTATTCGTCGGCCACCACTTTCGCCGAGAGCGACCACCGCACCTACAACCGTCAGGGTGAGGCATTCGATCGGGGCGAGACCTTCTCGGGGGTCGAGTTCGACACCGGGCTCGCGGCCGTCGCCGAGCTCGCGACGGCCCTACCGGATGGCGTGTCGCTGCCCGCGGCCACACTTGCGTGGATCGTTTCGCAGCCCGGTGTGACGAGTGCGATTCCCGGAGCACGGTCGGTCGCGCAGGCGACGACGAACGCCGACGCCGAGGCGCTGCTCGGCTCGGGGTTCGATGTGTCGGCGTTCGGTGCCGTCATCCGGGATGTGTACGACCGGCGGCTGCGAGAGGCCATCCACCCGCTCTGGTGATCGAGCCGGCGTCCCGCGGTGCCGTACGCGGCGGCGCGCGCGGCTCGCGCCGGCACGACCGAGCGCCCCGGCGCCGAGAGGCACCGGGGCGCTGGCCCCGTGGGGGGTTATGGGGTCGGGTAGTCCGTGATGTAGACGGGTGCCCCGACGCGGGTCGTATCCGCGGCGTCGCCCACGCCGTTCACGACGTGCTCGATCGTGCCTGCGCTGAGGTTCACCGTCATGATGTGGTGCAGCTGAACCCCGGGGCGCTGCGGTACTTCGAATCCGTCGGTCGTCGTGATCGACGGGTTGTTCTGGTTGAAGACGTAGACACCGCCGCCATCAAGGCGATGGGTCTTCACCTTCTTGTCGACCACGTACCCGGGGTAGCCGAGCGTGCCGTCGGGCTGGGTCCAGTCGGCCTGCAAGGGCGGGTCGTAGGGCAGTTCGTTCTGGTACAGGATGACGCGCCCGTTCTCGCCCTTCCAGAGCGTGTTGTAACGCTGGAAGTGCTCTACGAACAACCCCGTCGCGGTGACGTTGTCGCCGTTGACGATGACGCCGTTCTTTCCGGTGTTCGTGTTCCACCGGTCGGTGTCGCCGTTCACGCCGTTCGTGAAGCCTTCCACGCCGTGGTCACCGCGCCACACCCAGGTGTGGTCGATGAGCACGTTGTCGGCGTTGATCTCGAGCGCTGTGGTGGCCTTGCCGATGTGCGGACCGCCGACGCGGAAGTACACGTCGTTCAGCGTGATCGGGTTGTTCTTTGAGAGCTTGCTCGACAGATTGAGCGTCTTCGACAGCCCCACCTTGAGCAGCACCGGCGACAGCTTCTCGCCGGCATCGATCGTGATGCCCGCGACGACGATGCCCGGGACGTCCGCGATCGCCAGGGGAGTGGCACCCTTCTTGGCCGTGAGCGTCGCGTGCCCGAGACCGAGCACCACCGTGTTGGGCCGCCATACCAGCATCGTCGACGGGATGTCGTACACGCCCGGCGTGAAGATGAGGTTCTTGCCGAGTGCGAGCGCCGCGTTGATCTTCGTCACCGAATCGCCGGGCTTCGCGATGTAGAAGTCCTTGATCGGGATGCTGCGACCCGCCGTCTCGCCGGCGCCCCAGCTGATGCCGCTGGACTCGCGCTGCACACCCGGGACGCGGACGTTGTAGCGGCCCTGGTCGTCGACGTACAGGTACGGCTTCTCCCGGCTGATCGGCGTCTTGTCGATCGTCGTATATGGCGGGTCGGGGAACGCGGCGTCGCCTGGGGCGCCGACGACACCCGAGAACACCTGGTTCCACACCGCGTTGCTCCAGTTGGTCACCTCGCTGTTGCGGGTGAGCCACTGCTGCTGCGAGCCGTTGGTGACGGTCTGCAGGCGGGTGTCGCCGATGTACCCGCCGCTGGCATACTGCGGTCCGGCAGTGCAGTAATCCATGAGCGACACGTTGCCCGTGACGTCGACCCGACGCATCGAGACGGCTTGGGACACCGCCCAGAAGTTGGCGGTCTGGCGGCATCCGTCTTGGCCCGCCTTGTTCACGTCGATGGACAGATTCGAGATGGTGCGCCAGAAGTTGACCAGCGCGAGGCAGTTGCTGGTGCCTCCATCCGCGAGGCACCGGTTGTACACCTCTATGGCCCCGTTCACGTTGACGTCGCCCGGATCGGCGCCGAGGCCGGCAACCTCGGTGTAATAGCCCACCTCGAACTGCAGGGGAGCCTCATCCGTGCCGTAGTCGCCCGGCAGGAAGTACACCGCATGACGGGTCGTGCCCATCTCGGCATCGCGCTGCTGATCGGCGAGCGCATCGAGAGACGACTGGATGTCGGCGAGGGGGGTGTCGGGACTGAAGATCGTGACATTCGGGCCGAAGTCCGGATGTATGGGATCGACGGCCGCCGGAGCCACCGCGGCGGCAGGGGACGCCATGAGCGCTCCGGCGATCAGCGCTGCGCCGGTGACGGCCGCAGCCAGTCGTCGCGTGCGGGGGACAGGTGCGTGCATATTGCGAAGGTCCTCTCCGTCGAGGGATGTCCGCGGCGGGGAGCCGCCTCTACTTACAGGACAGTAACCAATCTGTGGGAGCGCTTTCAAGGGGGAAGCCGAGGTTGCTGCAGGACTGCTGGGCCGCGAGGCCGTCCCGTCAGGACGAAAGGTCCTTCCGCATGACGACGCGCCGCTTCGTGGGGTGGGTGACCTCGACGAACCCTGAAGCCAGGAATGGTCCCACTGGACCCACATTCATCTCGTCCCAGATCACCTGCTTGCCCTCGGTGACGAGGGGGTACCCCTCGATCGATGTGGCCCCGCGGGCGCGGGCGTGCTCGACCGCAGCGGCGACCAGCGGATACGTCAGTCCCCGGTTGCGAAAGCCCTTGCGCACGATGAGGCAGGCGATGGCCCAGACCGATTCATCGTCCTTGTCTTCGTGCCGGTCCTTCCACGGCACCGGTGAGCCGCGCACCCGACCGAACACGCTTCGCACGTCGACCGCGCACCAGCCGGCGGGCTCGTCGTCGATGTAGGCGACGATGCCGATGGTCTCGGTTGCCCGCGGGTCGTCGCAATGCGTCTCCTCGCGCAGGATCGCCGAGCGCTCTGCGACTGGGAGGTACCACCAATCGCGATCGCCGAGCCGCTGCCGCTGACACTGGCAGCGAGCTGCCGGGCCGGTGAGGATCGCCTGCAGATCCTCCCACGACGCTTCGTTGCTCGGCACGATCCGAATGATGCCGCTCGAGTCGCCCAGACCGCCCATGACGACAGGGTAATGCCGGGCAGCGACCCGGGCTCGAACCGCTCCCGCGCAGCTGCCGAACGAGGTGAGCGTCCGAGAGTATGGTGAAGCTGTGCCTCTGGTTCCGCGTGTGACGGTCGTCGTCCCGTGCCGGAACGACGCGGACTTCCTCGAGAACTGTCTCGAGGCGCTCGCCGCCCAGTCGCGTCTCGCGGATCGCGTGATCGTGGTCGACAACGGCAGCTCGGATGCGTCCGCCGCCGTCGCCCGTCGCTATGGCGCCACCGTGGTGGAGGAGCCGCTGATCGGAATCTGGCCGGCCGCGGCACGCGGGTACGACGAGGCCATGGCGGATGCCGAGATCATCGCGCGCATCGATGCCGACTCGAGGCCGCATCCCGATTGGGTCGCGCAACTCGTGCGTGCGTTCGTCGCCGATCCCGGTCTCGGCGTGCTCACCGGCGGAGCCGAGTTCTACGGCGGCAGTCCGATGACGAACTATCTCGGCGAGCACTGGTACATCGGCGGCGGGCATTACTGGATCAAGAAGTGGCTCGGCATCCCGCTCGTCTTCGGATCGAACTTCGCGATGCGCACGCGGGTCTGGGAGCGGGTCCGGGCGGAGGTGGATCGCACCAACGCGGGCATCCATGACGATCTCGATCTGACGATCCGACTGCGCCCGTCCGACGGCGTCCGGTACGACCCCCAGTTGCGCATGCCGGTGTCGGCGCGCCCCGTGCAGACGGTTTCGGGCCTGTCGCGGCGGGTCTGGCGGGTGGCGACCACATTCGCGTCGAGCTGGCCGGAAGGCGCCGCGTGGCGACGCAGAGCCGAACTGCGGCCGTCGACGGATGCCCCGTCCATCGCGACCGACTCCTCATGGGTACCCGCCGACGACGACTGGGCACCCGGCTTCGGGCGCTGAGCGACAGCCGGGGCGGCATCGGGACCACTCCGTCGGCTACCGTTGCCCACATGTTCGAGTTGACCGAAGAGACGCTGGTCGCAGCATCCGTCACCACGGTCTGGGCCGACTTCACGGATCCGACACGCCTTGCCGAGTGGTTCTGGCCGGCGCGATTCGAGGCCGAGGCATACATCGACCTGGCTCCGCGCGGGCATTGGCAGATCCGGTCACCCGTCGCCGGCCTCGAGATCGAAGCCCGCGTGCTGGCCACCGATCCGCCGCACTCGCTGCCACTCCTGTGGCGCGAGGCGCGGGAAGAGCACGAGACGGACGTCGAGATCACGTTCGAGCAGGCGGATGGCGCGACCCGCGTGATCGTCCACCACTCGGGGTTCCGCTCGGAGGAAGAGCGGGAGGATCACGTCGAGGACTGGTCGACCTCGCTGGCTCGCCTCGCCGCGCGCCACGCCGGCTGACCACCGGTCGACCGAGGACGGTCGACGCACACGCGCCGTCGGGGGTGCGGACTACCGTGGAGCCGTGATCATCGAGTTCGAGTCCGAGGTCTGGCAGTGGGGGGCACGCGACGACTCGTCATGGTTCTTCGCGACCGTCCCGCCTGAGCTGAGCGAAGACATCCGCGAGATCCCGCGCATGCCACGTGGCTTCGGATCCGTTCGCGTGCGGGCGCGGATCGGCGGTTCGGAGTGGACGACGTCGATCTTTCCCGACAAGGGGTCGGGTACCTATGCCCTTCCGCTCAAGAAGGCGGTGCGGGATGCCGAGGGCCTCGAGAAGGGCGCGAGCACTCTCGTGCGCCTGGAGGTCCTCGACGGCTGAGCCCGCCGCGCGGGACTGACCGGCGGCGCTTTCTAGTCGATCAAGACGACGATGTTGCCGATCGTGTGGGTGCCGTACTCTGCGAGCGCGGTGGCCACATCGTCGAAGGTGTGCTCGCGGTCGACGATGACCTGCAGCTGACCCTGGTCGGCGAGGTCGGCGAGGTAGCGCAGATCCGCCCCGTTCGGATAGGCCGCGATCGGCACGAAGGTGAGCCGTTCGGCCCCGGGCAGCTGGCTCGGGTCGTACACGAGCGGGGACGCGAAGACGCCGCCGTCCTTGACCAGCGACGCGACCGCCGCGGCATCGCCGCTCAGGTGCGCCGCCGCATCCACGCCGTCGGGCGCGAGAGCGATCACGGCGTCTTCCAGCTCGCTGTAGTCGACGGTTGCGCGCGCTCCGAGCTCTTCCAGCAGCTCTCGACCCTCAGCGGTCCGTCCGGTTGCGATCACGTTCACCCCCGCAGCCGCGGCGAGCTGGACGAGCAGGGTGCCGACCCCTCCTGTCGCACCCACGACCAGCAACGTCTTGCCTTCGGGCTCGTCGCCGAGTGAGCGGAGGATCGCGACCGCGGTCGATCCGGTGTGCGCCAGCGATGCGGCCGCCGAGTCGGTCAGGGCATCCGGAGCGAGCACGACCCCACTCTCGACCACCGCGGTGGTGTATTCCGCGAATGCGCCCTCACCGAGGTAAGGCTTCGAGACCACGCCGAGAACTCGGTCGCCGATGACCAGGCCGTCGACCCCGTCTCCGACCGCGTCGACCACACCCGCGAATTCACGCCCGAGGACGACCGGATAGCGGTACTCGAAGTAGGGGGTCATGTACCCCATCCCCACGGCGATGTCGAAGCCGTTGACGGATGCCGCGACCACGCGGACGCGCACCTCTCCGGGTCCGGGGTCCGGGGTGTCGATCTCGTGCTGTGCCGGCTGGGCACCCTCAGCCGGAAGGGCGAAAGCTTTCATGGCGAAGTCCATCCCCGGCGCATTCGTTCCCGAGGATCCGGGGGCGAGGCGAACGCGACTCAAGCACATCAATACACCCGGTCCCGATGGCGGCACAAGAAGGTCGTGCGTGCCGTCGCCGTCGGGCACGCGCGGCCCATGCTGGGGTCGACTTCCACCGCACCGGGCGACACTGTCCGGTTGCTCGAATCAACCTTGAGCCAAACCTGAGCGAATGCCGCGTCCGTGATTTGACTCCCGATCCGGGAACGCTGATG from Microbacterium pumilum carries:
- a CDS encoding aldo/keto reductase; this encodes MDQRALGRTERKVSAIGLGTWQLGADWGAVSAEDASALMAASVERGVTLFDTADVYGDGRSESLIGWFLEGRPGHDITVATKMGRRMPQEPENYTPENFRAWTDRSRQNLRVETLDLVQLHCPPTAVIEDAATYDALDALVDEGVIAAYGVSVETCEQALAAIARPNVTNVQIIFNPFRLKPLDAVLPAAAAAKVSIFARVPLASGLLSGKYSSATTFAESDHRTYNRQGEAFDRGETFSGVEFDTGLAAVAELATALPDGVSLPAATLAWIVSQPGVTSAIPGARSVAQATTNADAEALLGSGFDVSAFGAVIRDVYDRRLREAIHPLW
- a CDS encoding glycosyl hydrolase family 28-related protein, whose protein sequence is MHAPVPRTRRLAAAVTGAALIAGALMASPAAAVAPAAVDPIHPDFGPNVTIFSPDTPLADIQSSLDALADQQRDAEMGTTRHAVYFLPGDYGTDEAPLQFEVGYYTEVAGLGADPGDVNVNGAIEVYNRCLADGGTSNCLALVNFWRTISNLSIDVNKAGQDGCRQTANFWAVSQAVSMRRVDVTGNVSLMDYCTAGPQYASGGYIGDTRLQTVTNGSQQQWLTRNSEVTNWSNAVWNQVFSGVVGAPGDAAFPDPPYTTIDKTPISREKPYLYVDDQGRYNVRVPGVQRESSGISWGAGETAGRSIPIKDFYIAKPGDSVTKINAALALGKNLIFTPGVYDIPSTMLVWRPNTVVLGLGHATLTAKKGATPLAIADVPGIVVAGITIDAGEKLSPVLLKVGLSKTLNLSSKLSKNNPITLNDVYFRVGGPHIGKATTALEINADNVLIDHTWVWRGDHGVEGFTNGVNGDTDRWNTNTGKNGVIVNGDNVTATGLFVEHFQRYNTLWKGENGRVILYQNELPYDPPLQADWTQPDGTLGYPGYVVDKKVKTHRLDGGGVYVFNQNNPSITTTDGFEVPQRPGVQLHHIMTVNLSAGTIEHVVNGVGDAADTTRVGAPVYITDYPTP
- a CDS encoding GNAT family N-acetyltransferase; amino-acid sequence: MGGLGDSSGIIRIVPSNEASWEDLQAILTGPAARCQCQRQRLGDRDWWYLPVAERSAILREETHCDDPRATETIGIVAYIDDEPAGWCAVDVRSVFGRVRGSPVPWKDRHEDKDDESVWAIACLIVRKGFRNRGLTYPLVAAAVEHARARGATSIEGYPLVTEGKQVIWDEMNVGPVGPFLASGFVEVTHPTKRRVVMRKDLSS
- a CDS encoding glycosyltransferase family A protein, producing the protein MPLVPRVTVVVPCRNDADFLENCLEALAAQSRLADRVIVVDNGSSDASAAVARRYGATVVEEPLIGIWPAAARGYDEAMADAEIIARIDADSRPHPDWVAQLVRAFVADPGLGVLTGGAEFYGGSPMTNYLGEHWYIGGGHYWIKKWLGIPLVFGSNFAMRTRVWERVRAEVDRTNAGIHDDLDLTIRLRPSDGVRYDPQLRMPVSARPVQTVSGLSRRVWRVATTFASSWPEGAAWRRRAELRPSTDAPSIATDSSWVPADDDWAPGFGR
- a CDS encoding SRPBCC family protein, translating into MFELTEETLVAASVTTVWADFTDPTRLAEWFWPARFEAEAYIDLAPRGHWQIRSPVAGLEIEARVLATDPPHSLPLLWREAREEHETDVEITFEQADGATRVIVHHSGFRSEEEREDHVEDWSTSLARLAARHAG
- a CDS encoding DUF1905 domain-containing protein, giving the protein MIIEFESEVWQWGARDDSSWFFATVPPELSEDIREIPRMPRGFGSVRVRARIGGSEWTTSIFPDKGSGTYALPLKKAVRDAEGLEKGASTLVRLEVLDG
- a CDS encoding NADP-dependent oxidoreductase, with translation MDFAMKAFALPAEGAQPAQHEIDTPDPGPGEVRVRVVAASVNGFDIAVGMGYMTPYFEYRYPVVLGREFAGVVDAVGDGVDGLVIGDRVLGVVSKPYLGEGAFAEYTTAVVESGVVLAPDALTDSAAASLAHTGSTAVAILRSLGDEPEGKTLLVVGATGGVGTLLVQLAAAAGVNVIATGRTAEGRELLEELGARATVDYSELEDAVIALAPDGVDAAAHLSGDAAAVASLVKDGGVFASPLVYDPSQLPGAERLTFVPIAAYPNGADLRYLADLADQGQLQVIVDREHTFDDVATALAEYGTHTIGNIVVLID